A window from Roseburia sp. 499 encodes these proteins:
- a CDS encoding N-acetylmuramoyl-L-alanine amidase, protein MQEKILKISIVVLTLTTVAAIFVLGQFPKVKAEQEKMQMSGVEKLDYDTAKAEEEEVAFTQQLRLELPEGTRQEEIEIENNYVKQLITITIPGAGKDYFDSHPLLGKSNHIDELYMENGVIDITMDAVYEVESTVEDGFLYVDFRTPQEIYDKVVVIDAGHGGRAPGAIKQGIQEKDLNLGILLKLKAILDQNNQNIGVYYTRTEDNNPTFEQRAQLANKAGADLFISIHNNSTTDGVMSEYNGTEVMYDELKSEEGLSSKHLAEICLEETTAAIGSKNNGLTAGNSIYIIRNSQVPVALIEVGFMTNQTELDKLRTDEYQQQAAQGIYNAIVRALQEGY, encoded by the coding sequence ATGCAAGAAAAAATATTAAAAATTTCAATAGTAGTACTCACACTGACTACAGTAGCAGCTATTTTTGTGCTGGGACAGTTTCCGAAGGTGAAGGCAGAACAAGAGAAGATGCAGATGTCCGGTGTGGAAAAACTGGATTATGATACAGCGAAGGCAGAAGAAGAGGAAGTTGCTTTTACACAACAGCTTCGTTTGGAACTTCCCGAAGGAACTCGTCAGGAAGAGATTGAGATTGAAAATAATTATGTGAAACAGTTGATTACCATTACCATACCGGGGGCGGGAAAGGATTATTTTGATTCTCATCCATTGCTGGGAAAAAGTAATCATATTGATGAGCTTTATATGGAAAATGGTGTAATTGATATTACCATGGATGCCGTATATGAAGTGGAAAGTACGGTAGAGGATGGCTTTTTATATGTGGATTTCCGTACGCCACAGGAGATATATGATAAAGTAGTAGTAATTGATGCAGGTCATGGTGGAAGAGCGCCGGGAGCCATTAAACAGGGCATACAGGAAAAGGATTTGAATCTAGGAATTTTATTAAAGCTGAAGGCAATTTTGGACCAAAATAATCAAAATATAGGGGTATACTATACCCGTACAGAAGATAATAATCCAACCTTTGAACAACGGGCGCAGCTTGCGAATAAAGCAGGAGCAGACCTTTTTATTAGTATACATAATAACTCAACAACAGATGGCGTTATGTCAGAGTATAATGGAACAGAAGTTATGTATGATGAACTGAAAAGTGAAGAAGGTCTTAGCAGTAAGCACTTAGCTGAGATTTGTTTAGAAGAGACTACGGCTGCGATAGGAAGTAAAAATAACGGATTAACAGCCGGAAACAGCATTTATATTATACGCAATAGTCAGGTACCAGTGGCGTTGATAGAGGTAGGGTTTATGACAAATCAGACAGAACTTGATAAGTTACGAACAGACGAATACCAGCAACAGGCTGCGCAGGGAATTTATAATGCCATTG
- a CDS encoding lectin like domain-containing protein, giving the protein MRYSKRYVVMTIILFLAVVIKFNGIGSKSEEVETFRGAQLESTIWNPLIAESVNEQLLSVLVDNKEMTNKDSGIYMDQNLNIMVPASTLRDSFNCSAHVYDDAELLIEKRSDEITFQLDNPEVSINNEKEAISSSMTYKDGEYYVPIETVADKLNFNYHWNISENQAVAVNNAEETSILPPRYDLREKNRTPQIKNQGRYGTCWAFAALSAMESALMPEEEDVFAPDHMSLQNSFVLKQADGGEYTMGMAYLTAWQGPVYEEDDPYGDGESPDDLTPVKHVQEIQMIDGKDFEKIKEAVFKYGGVQTAIYSALRSSQSNSPYYNSDAYAYCYMGAEKPNHEILIIGWDDNYSKDNFKMEVEGDGAFICQNSWGDGFGDNGVFYVSYYDVNIGNHNVVYTGIEETDNYDSIYQSDLCGWVGQLGYSQDSLYAANVYTAAGQETIKAAGFYATGKETSYEIYVVKDFQNVDSLANRVLAASGKVSNAGYYTIDFEKGFSVEPGEKYAIVLHITTPGSERPMAIEYAADEFTADVDLSDGEGYISLRGNQWENTEESQKCNLCLKAYTDNR; this is encoded by the coding sequence GTGCGTTATTCAAAAAGATATGTTGTAATGACAATCATACTGTTTTTGGCAGTAGTAATTAAATTTAATGGAATAGGAAGCAAGAGTGAAGAAGTAGAGACGTTTCGGGGGGCTCAGTTGGAAAGTACCATATGGAATCCGTTGATAGCAGAAAGCGTCAATGAACAGCTTCTTTCTGTTTTAGTAGATAATAAGGAAATGACAAACAAAGATAGTGGAATCTATATGGATCAGAATCTCAACATCATGGTACCTGCCTCAACGTTAAGAGACAGTTTTAATTGTAGTGCCCATGTATACGATGATGCAGAGCTTTTGATAGAAAAGCGTTCTGACGAGATTACATTTCAGTTAGATAATCCGGAAGTTTCTATTAATAATGAAAAAGAGGCAATTTCCTCTTCGATGACTTACAAGGATGGAGAGTATTATGTTCCGATAGAGACGGTAGCGGACAAGCTTAATTTTAACTATCATTGGAATATAAGTGAGAATCAGGCGGTAGCAGTAAATAATGCAGAAGAGACAAGTATTTTACCGCCACGTTATGATTTGCGCGAGAAGAATAGAACTCCTCAGATTAAAAATCAGGGGAGATATGGAACTTGTTGGGCATTTGCGGCACTATCTGCGATGGAATCTGCTTTAATGCCAGAGGAAGAAGATGTTTTTGCACCGGATCATATGTCTTTGCAAAATAGTTTTGTACTGAAACAAGCAGATGGGGGAGAGTACACTATGGGAATGGCATATCTTACCGCATGGCAGGGACCTGTGTATGAAGAAGATGATCCTTATGGAGACGGGGAATCCCCGGATGATTTGACTCCTGTGAAGCATGTACAGGAGATACAGATGATTGACGGAAAAGATTTTGAAAAAATAAAAGAAGCTGTATTTAAATATGGTGGTGTACAGACTGCTATTTATAGCGCCCTTAGAAGTTCGCAGAGTAATTCACCATATTATAACAGTGATGCTTATGCATATTGTTATATGGGGGCGGAAAAACCAAATCATGAGATTCTTATTATTGGCTGGGATGATAATTATTCCAAGGACAATTTTAAAATGGAAGTGGAAGGTGACGGAGCTTTCATTTGTCAGAATAGCTGGGGAGACGGATTTGGTGACAATGGAGTTTTTTATGTTTCCTATTATGATGTAAATATAGGAAATCACAACGTAGTTTACACCGGAATTGAAGAAACGGATAATTATGACAGTATTTATCAGTCGGATCTGTGTGGCTGGGTAGGACAGCTTGGGTATAGTCAGGACAGCCTTTATGCTGCAAATGTATATACTGCAGCAGGGCAGGAAACGATAAAAGCAGCAGGTTTTTATGCAACAGGAAAAGAAACTTCTTATGAAATATATGTGGTAAAGGATTTTCAAAATGTGGATTCTCTTGCGAATCGAGTATTAGCAGCGAGTGGAAAGGTTTCCAATGCAGGATACTATACCATTGATTTTGAAAAAGGATTTAGCGTAGAACCGGGAGAAAAGTATGCAATTGTTCTCCATATTACTACACCAGGGTCTGAGCGGCCAATGGCAATAGAATATGCAGCAGATGAGTTTACTGCAGATGTAGACTTAAGTGATGGGGAAGGATATATTAGTCTGAGAGGAAATCAGTGGGAAAATACAGAAGAAAGTCAAAAGTGCAATTTATGTCTGAAGGCATATACAGATAATAGGTAA
- a CDS encoding THUMP domain-containing class I SAM-dependent RNA methyltransferase, which produces MKTYELIAPCHFGLEAVLKKEIYDLGYDITKVEDGRVTFLGDEEAICRANIFLRTAERVLLKAGQFHAETFDELFEGIKAIPWENYIPEDGKFWVAKASSIKSKLFSPSDIQSIVKKAMVERLKQKYHINWFEETGASYPLRLFLMKDEVTVAIDTSGESLHKRGYRTMTSKAPITETLAAALIMLTPWKKDRILIDPFCGSGTFPIEAAMMAAGIAPGMNRNFTAENWTNLIDRQLWYDTVEEAAEQVNTDIEVDIQGYDIDGEVVKAARENAKRAGVDHLIHFQQRPVSALSHPKKYGFIITNPPYGERLEEKEALPELYTEIGEAFRRLDSWSAYMITSYSDTERYIGRRADKNRKIYNGMLKTYFYQFLGPKPPKRNKQQG; this is translated from the coding sequence ATGAAAACATACGAATTGATTGCTCCCTGTCATTTTGGATTGGAAGCAGTATTGAAAAAAGAAATATATGACTTGGGATATGATATTACAAAGGTGGAAGATGGAAGGGTCACTTTCCTAGGAGATGAAGAAGCAATCTGCCGTGCCAATATTTTTCTGCGCACGGCAGAAAGAGTATTATTGAAGGCGGGGCAGTTTCATGCAGAGACCTTTGATGAGCTTTTTGAAGGGATTAAGGCAATTCCATGGGAGAATTACATACCGGAGGACGGCAAATTTTGGGTGGCGAAGGCTTCTTCTATTAAGAGTAAGTTATTCAGTCCATCGGATATACAGTCCATTGTAAAAAAAGCAATGGTGGAGCGGTTAAAGCAGAAGTATCATATTAATTGGTTCGAGGAAACGGGGGCATCTTATCCATTGCGTCTTTTTCTTATGAAGGATGAAGTAACGGTTGCAATTGATACGTCAGGAGAATCACTTCATAAGCGTGGATATCGTACCATGACCAGCAAGGCTCCTATTACAGAGACATTGGCAGCAGCATTGATTATGTTGACACCATGGAAAAAAGATAGAATTCTGATTGACCCGTTTTGCGGAAGTGGAACTTTTCCAATCGAAGCAGCCATGATGGCAGCAGGTATTGCACCGGGAATGAATCGTAACTTTACAGCGGAGAATTGGACAAACCTGATTGACAGACAGCTTTGGTACGATACCGTAGAAGAGGCAGCGGAGCAGGTGAATACGGATATTGAAGTAGACATTCAGGGATATGATATCGATGGAGAAGTAGTGAAGGCAGCAAGGGAAAATGCAAAGCGAGCGGGAGTGGATCATCTGATTCACTTTCAGCAGCGTCCGGTCAGTGCATTAAGTCATCCCAAAAAGTATGGCTTTATTATAACCAATCCTCCTTATGGAGAGCGTTTGGAAGAAAAAGAAGCATTACCGGAGCTTTATACCGAGATTGGAGAGGCATTTCGTAGACTGGACAGTTGGTCTGCTTATATGATTACTAGTTATTCGGACACGGAGCGTTATATAGGAAGAAGGGCAGACAAGAATCGTAAGATTTATAATGGGATGCTAAAGACTTACTTTTATCAGTTTTTAGGTCCGAAACCACCAAAAAGAAATAAACAGCAGGGATAA
- a CDS encoding rhodanese-like domain-containing protein, with protein sequence MEFQTISIREFEEYRKRPDTWVIDLRSVEEFEEMHVEGARNIPYAQLEMYKKYLPKDKTYILYCDRGASSLKAARELSREGYRTVTVVGGIQAILQNIQND encoded by the coding sequence ATGGAATTTCAGACAATTAGTATAAGGGAATTTGAGGAATACAGAAAGAGACCGGATACTTGGGTCATTGATCTGAGAAGTGTAGAAGAATTTGAAGAAATGCATGTAGAAGGTGCAAGAAATATTCCCTATGCCCAGTTGGAAATGTACAAGAAATATTTGCCAAAGGATAAAACGTATATTTTATACTGTGATAGAGGGGCAAGCAGCCTCAAAGCAGCAAGGGAATTGAGTCGGGAAGGATATCGCACTGTAACCGTAGTAGGAGGGATTCAGGCAATACTTCAAAATATACAAAATGATTGA
- a CDS encoding cyclic nucleotide-binding domain-containing protein yields the protein METVKVSKGKKFLRRGERVKGLYVILQGSVRAVSKNDEFDMEAGSIIGLMESGSGIYICDYIANTECICYCYSYKVPEDYKQIFENEEKYVSVFTMSAMRQTSILLRRYTAFYRMAQEYYRFLMNMSEEYKRLCNDYEMPEKSFQRMNLAMPVQINDKIENWTIEYYEKMSTLSLKTIDQFLMRDFSVGIGEILNAACWMSKALSLIETIKQYLQLQKELLLSSTEEDLFQLYFDLAKKAAPTGMDLEPVFVKISEIMEYIKSSNLYDESLMDIRFTSYRSYDFYQAEFEETEIWSEEEAEDEPEEERGDYLTQILAYSRYDEEKGRIFRGQLEEYKNLPDILSTSDDVRKLRRQMSQAFYEIYELAFWRSVEEEKVPVAIKMFLNFGLVDERLAGEDNASSLHDLTDELYRCKADNVFTMYEWLKSILSGENEPCRNEFDLDYTAYLNELKKTGKISVEEQKRMAGDLREKVQYEMHNMFVSTNRATYGKISTFCPILCEHDIINSVENMLVTAEKINEAIDAIRRIDFSLFYREVAFSAPEKDINREMIQKEVLPNVILMPNAGSKAMMWQETAGIKKDTPARFVFPIMTVADVGEMMIEVSGRFRWEMCRKIQGVRWNDITEPSLTSEYNDYIQYYRKNHELSAEAREKVKNALYKAKNNFREVFVKDYQNWIKYESRGSFRLNKVSRDIIFRYCPFSKEVRKALVANPMYRDIFEKYEILKGRKIRHVELWYDRYQKKGGEITPELQINREFYEL from the coding sequence ATGGAAACGGTAAAAGTAAGTAAGGGAAAAAAATTTCTGAGAAGGGGGGAAAGAGTTAAGGGGTTATATGTAATTTTGCAAGGAAGCGTACGTGCTGTTTCCAAAAATGATGAGTTTGACATGGAGGCAGGAAGCATTATTGGATTGATGGAAAGCGGTTCCGGCATTTATATATGCGACTATATTGCTAATACAGAGTGCATATGCTATTGCTATAGTTATAAAGTGCCAGAGGATTATAAGCAGATTTTTGAAAATGAAGAAAAATATGTTTCTGTTTTTACCATGTCGGCAATGCGTCAGACTTCTATTTTGTTGAGAAGGTATACTGCCTTTTATAGAATGGCTCAGGAATATTATCGTTTTTTGATGAATATGAGTGAGGAATATAAAAGACTTTGTAATGATTATGAAATGCCGGAAAAGAGTTTTCAGCGGATGAATCTGGCAATGCCGGTACAAATAAATGATAAAATTGAGAATTGGACTATTGAATATTATGAAAAAATGTCAACGTTGTCGTTAAAGACAATAGACCAGTTTTTAATGCGGGATTTTTCAGTAGGAATCGGAGAAATACTGAATGCAGCTTGCTGGATGTCAAAGGCACTCTCCCTAATTGAGACGATAAAGCAGTATTTGCAACTTCAGAAAGAACTGTTGCTTTCTTCAACGGAGGAGGATTTGTTTCAACTTTACTTTGATTTGGCGAAAAAAGCGGCACCGACTGGGATGGATTTAGAGCCGGTATTTGTGAAGATTTCGGAAATTATGGAATACATAAAGAGTAGTAATCTCTATGATGAGTCATTAATGGATATTCGTTTTACTTCTTATCGGAGTTATGATTTCTATCAGGCAGAATTTGAAGAAACGGAGATTTGGTCAGAAGAAGAGGCCGAGGATGAGCCGGAAGAAGAAAGAGGCGATTATCTGACACAAATTTTGGCTTACAGTAGATATGATGAAGAAAAGGGAAGAATTTTCCGAGGACAGTTAGAGGAATACAAGAATCTTCCGGATATTTTGTCTACTTCAGATGACGTAAGAAAGTTGCGTCGTCAGATGTCGCAGGCATTTTATGAAATATATGAACTGGCATTTTGGCGTTCTGTAGAAGAGGAAAAAGTGCCGGTTGCTATAAAGATGTTTTTAAACTTTGGTCTTGTGGATGAAAGATTGGCAGGAGAAGACAATGCAAGCAGTCTTCATGATTTGACGGACGAGTTGTATCGCTGTAAGGCGGACAATGTGTTTACTATGTATGAGTGGCTTAAAAGCATTTTAAGTGGTGAGAATGAACCATGCCGAAATGAATTCGATTTGGACTATACGGCATATTTAAATGAATTGAAGAAGACAGGTAAAATTAGTGTAGAAGAACAGAAACGTATGGCTGGAGATTTGCGGGAAAAGGTACAATACGAGATGCACAACATGTTTGTATCTACAAATCGCGCTACTTATGGTAAGATATCTACATTTTGTCCGATTTTATGTGAACATGATATCATCAATTCAGTGGAGAATATGCTGGTAACAGCAGAGAAAATAAATGAAGCAATTGATGCTATTCGTCGAATAGATTTTTCGTTGTTTTATCGGGAAGTTGCTTTCTCTGCTCCGGAAAAAGATATTAATCGTGAGATGATTCAAAAAGAAGTGCTGCCGAATGTTATTTTGATGCCAAATGCCGGAAGTAAGGCAATGATGTGGCAGGAGACAGCAGGAATCAAAAAAGATACACCGGCACGATTTGTATTCCCGATTATGACCGTTGCAGATGTTGGCGAAATGATGATAGAAGTATCAGGACGTTTCCGTTGGGAGATGTGTCGTAAAATACAGGGAGTGCGTTGGAACGATATTACGGAGCCTTCGCTTACTTCAGAATACAATGATTATATTCAATATTATCGTAAGAATCATGAACTGAGTGCAGAGGCAAGAGAAAAGGTGAAAAATGCACTTTACAAAGCAAAGAATAATTTTAGAGAAGTCTTTGTAAAAGATTATCAGAATTGGATTAAGTATGAATCACGAGGAAGTTTCCGTCTGAACAAGGTATCCAGGGATATTATTTTCCGTTATTGTCCGTTTAGTAAGGAAGTACGTAAGGCATTAGTGGCAAATCCAATGTATCGTGATATTTTTGAAAAGTATGAGATACTAAAAGGCAGAAAGATTCGTCATGTGGAATTGTGGTATGACCGTTATCAGAAGAAGGGCGGCGAGATTACACCAGAGTTGCAGATTAATCGTGAGTTTTACGAACTATAA
- a CDS encoding DUF1700 domain-containing protein has translation MTRQDFLHELRIALQGEVSQRAVDEHIRYYENYIIEESRKGKSEQEVIAQLGNPRLIAKTLIDTTEQFGSARSEEYDSESYSQENRGNEKGFHANYSDNNGWDVRFGKLKLNSWYGKLIMILLAIIIIVVVAHVVAFLLPVIAVIVMVLLIISVILGSRR, from the coding sequence ATGACAAGACAGGATTTTTTGCATGAGTTAAGAATTGCCTTGCAGGGTGAGGTAAGTCAAAGAGCTGTGGATGAGCATATCAGATATTATGAGAATTATATTATAGAGGAGTCTCGAAAAGGGAAAAGTGAGCAAGAAGTTATTGCACAGTTGGGAAATCCCCGATTGATAGCGAAGACTTTGATTGATACGACAGAACAGTTTGGCTCGGCAAGAAGTGAGGAATACGATTCGGAGAGTTATAGTCAGGAAAACAGGGGCAATGAAAAGGGATTTCATGCCAATTATTCAGACAACAATGGATGGGACGTGCGTTTTGGAAAATTAAAGCTGAATAGTTGGTATGGAAAGTTAATTATGATTTTATTAGCGATTATTATTATTGTGGTTGTAGCACATGTAGTTGCTTTTTTACTACCGGTAATTGCAGTTATTGTAATGGTGTTGTTGATTATTTCAGTAATTTTAGGAAGTCGCAGATAA
- a CDS encoding leucine-rich repeat domain-containing protein, which yields MRVKKGMLMLGIGFGIGIMQLPVHASESQAENPVEISDLEIVETTLAASAESDFTWNGTIITGYTGTSTTVVIPSKATEIADGAFRGTNITSLSFEGNDLLTIGRDAFCNCTSLTSVTFPTGLKSIGYESFYRCSTLQQVVIPENVQTIGARAFYGCSNLNNVEIKSSILNDTGWDIFKDCSSLKTVTISGKLSTIPNQMFQGANYITSITIPETVTSIGENAFRECTSLKSIVIPSNVTSIGKDAFYKCTSMTSITFPTKLTSIGYESFYGCSTLQQVVIPENVQTIGA from the coding sequence ATGAGAGTAAAAAAAGGAATGTTGATGTTAGGTATTGGGTTTGGAATAGGAATTATGCAGCTACCCGTGCATGCAAGCGAGAGTCAAGCAGAGAATCCGGTAGAAATAAGTGACTTAGAAATAGTTGAGACAACTTTGGCAGCTTCAGCAGAAAGTGATTTTACATGGAATGGTACAATTATTACTGGTTATACAGGAACATCAACAACAGTGGTGATTCCGAGTAAGGCAACGGAAATTGCAGATGGAGCATTTAGAGGAACAAACATTACGAGTCTTAGTTTTGAAGGAAATGATTTATTAACTATAGGAAGAGATGCATTCTGTAATTGTACTTCTTTGACAAGCGTAACATTCCCAACAGGGCTAAAAAGTATAGGATATGAGAGTTTTTATAGGTGTAGTACATTGCAACAAGTAGTGATACCGGAAAATGTGCAGACAATAGGAGCACGAGCATTTTATGGATGTAGCAATCTTAATAATGTAGAAATAAAAAGCAGTATATTGAATGATACAGGATGGGACATCTTTAAAGATTGTAGTAGTCTAAAGACAGTGACCATAAGCGGAAAACTGAGTACAATACCAAACCAGATGTTTCAGGGAGCAAATTATATTACCAGTATTACAATACCGGAGACAGTAACCAGTATAGGTGAAAATGCATTTCGCGAGTGTACATCACTGAAGAGTATTGTGATTCCATCTAATGTAACAAGCATAGGAAAAGATGCATTCTATAAATGTACATCTATGACAAGTATAACATTTCCAACGAAGTTAACAAGTATAGGATATGAGAGTTTTTATGGGTGTAGTACATTGCAACAAGTAGTGATACCGGAAAATGTGCAGACAATAGGAGCATGA
- the pflB gene encoding formate C-acetyltransferase: MIQKDAWNGFKGRIWKEEVNTRDFIQNNYTPYDGDESFLEEPTEATNKLWGKLQELQKEERAKGGVLDMDTHIVSSLTSHKPGYISEELKDLEQVVGLQTDKPLKRAFMPYGGIKMAEQSCETYGYTPDPELHKIFTEYHRTHNQAVFDAYTPEMKKARHAKIITGLPDTYGRGRIVGDYRRVALYGIDFLVEQKEHDLAYCGHGEMTDDVIRLREEIAIQIQSLKDMKKMAESYGYDISQPAKNAKEAVQWLYFGYLAAIKTQNGAAMSVGRISTFLDIYIQRDLDNGTLTEKEAQELVDHMVMKFRMVKFARIPSYNELFSGDPVWATLDIAGLGQDGRSMVTKTCFRFLHTLENMGPSPEPNLTVLYSSRLPENFKKYAAHISIETSSIQYENDDVMRPVWGDDYAVCCCVSATQTGKEMQFFGARANLAKCLLYAINGGVDERYKTQVGPAYAPITSEYLDYDEVMEKYDAMMDWLAGLYVNTLNLIQYMHDKYYYEAAEMALIDTDVRRTFATGIAGFSHVVDSLSAIKYAKVKTIRDENGLAIDYEIEGDFPRYGNDDDRADDIAVWLLKTFMKKLEKFHTYRDSEPTTSILTITSNVVYGKATGALPDGRPAGEPLSPGANPSYGAEKNGLLASLNSVTKLPYEYALDGISNTQTIHPDAIGHNPEERITNLVNVLDGYFDQGAHHLNVNVFGIDKLKDAMEHPEKPEYANFTIRVSGYAVKFIDLTREQQLDVIARSCHERM; encoded by the coding sequence ATGATTCAAAAAGACGCATGGAATGGATTCAAAGGTAGAATCTGGAAAGAAGAAGTAAATACTCGTGATTTCATCCAGAACAATTACACTCCATACGATGGAGACGAATCCTTTTTAGAGGAACCGACTGAGGCAACTAACAAGCTTTGGGGCAAACTACAGGAATTACAAAAAGAAGAACGTGCTAAAGGTGGTGTTCTTGATATGGATACCCATATCGTATCTTCTTTAACATCACATAAACCAGGTTATATCAGCGAAGAATTAAAAGACTTAGAGCAGGTGGTAGGTCTTCAGACTGACAAACCATTAAAAAGAGCTTTCATGCCTTATGGTGGTATCAAGATGGCGGAACAGTCTTGTGAAACCTATGGATACACACCTGATCCTGAACTCCACAAGATTTTTACCGAATACCACAGAACACACAATCAGGCAGTTTTTGATGCCTATACACCAGAAATGAAAAAAGCACGTCATGCGAAGATTATTACCGGACTTCCAGATACTTATGGACGTGGACGTATTGTAGGCGATTATCGTCGTGTTGCTTTATATGGTATTGATTTCTTAGTTGAGCAGAAAGAACACGACCTCGCTTATTGTGGACACGGTGAAATGACTGATGATGTTATCCGCCTTCGTGAAGAAATTGCCATTCAGATTCAATCTTTAAAAGATATGAAAAAAATGGCTGAAAGCTATGGATATGACATTTCTCAGCCTGCAAAAAATGCAAAAGAAGCTGTTCAATGGCTCTACTTCGGTTATCTTGCAGCTATTAAAACACAAAACGGTGCTGCCATGAGTGTTGGACGTATTTCAACATTCTTGGATATTTACATTCAGAGAGATTTAGATAACGGCACTTTAACCGAAAAAGAAGCTCAGGAATTAGTTGATCACATGGTTATGAAATTCCGTATGGTAAAATTTGCACGTATTCCTTCTTATAATGAATTATTCTCCGGTGACCCGGTATGGGCAACTCTGGACATTGCCGGTTTAGGACAGGACGGACGTTCTATGGTTACTAAGACATGTTTCCGTTTCTTGCATACATTAGAAAATATGGGCCCATCCCCTGAACCAAACCTGACCGTATTATATTCCTCCAGATTACCGGAAAACTTCAAGAAATATGCTGCACATATTTCTATTGAAACAAGTTCCATCCAATATGAAAACGATGATGTAATGCGTCCAGTATGGGGCGACGACTATGCTGTTTGCTGTTGTGTATCTGCAACTCAGACTGGTAAAGAAATGCAGTTTTTCGGAGCTCGTGCAAACCTTGCAAAGTGTCTTCTCTACGCAATCAACGGTGGTGTAGATGAGCGTTACAAAACTCAGGTAGGACCTGCATACGCTCCAATCACTTCCGAATATCTTGATTACGATGAAGTAATGGAAAAATATGATGCCATGATGGACTGGTTAGCAGGACTTTATGTTAATACCTTGAATTTAATTCAATATATGCATGACAAATACTACTATGAAGCTGCAGAAATGGCATTAATCGATACTGATGTAAGACGTACTTTCGCAACCGGTATTGCAGGTTTCTCTCATGTAGTAGATTCCCTGTCTGCTATCAAATACGCAAAAGTAAAAACAATCCGTGACGAAAACGGACTTGCAATTGATTATGAAATCGAAGGAGACTTCCCGCGTTACGGAAATGATGATGACCGTGCAGATGACATTGCAGTATGGCTGTTAAAAACTTTCATGAAAAAATTAGAGAAGTTCCACACTTATCGTGACTCTGAACCTACTACTTCTATTCTTACCATTACTTCTAATGTTGTTTATGGTAAGGCAACCGGAGCACTTCCAGACGGAAGACCTGCAGGCGAACCATTATCCCCAGGTGCAAACCCAAGCTATGGTGCAGAAAAGAACGGTCTTCTTGCTTCTCTAAACTCTGTAACTAAGCTTCCTTATGAATATGCGTTAGATGGAATTTCCAATACGCAGACCATTCATCCGGATGCAATTGGCCATAATCCAGAAGAACGTATTACAAACCTTGTAAACGTTCTAGACGGATACTTTGACCAGGGAGCTCATCACCTGAATGTAAACGTATTCGGAATTGACAAATTAAAGGATGCTATGGAACATCCTGAGAAACCGGAGTATGCAAACTTTACTATTCGTGTTTCCGGTTATGCTGTAAAATTCATTGACTTGACACGTGAACAGCAGTTAGACGTAATTGCACGTTCCTGCCACGAAAGGATGTAG